CATGCCAACTGTCTTGTCAGTAACAATGGCAATTGGTTCTCATAGGTTATCTCAGCAGGTTGGCTGGGTTCTTGGAGATGTTTTGGCTATCTGTGGAATGATGGGTTTTGGGTATAATAGGAGGAATTATGATAAATATGTTGAATGTGATGCAGGGTGCCATCACAAAGAGAATGACTGCAATTGAAGAGATGGCAGGCATGGATGTGCTTTGCAGTGACAAGACTGGAACTCTGACATTAAACAAACTTACAGTTGACAAAAATCTCGTTGAGGTCGGTTGGAGGATACCATTGCTACAGCATCTAGTATTGAGTGCTACTTCTTGTTTTAAATGTCTCTGAATTTAACTTTTCAGGTTTTGGCCAAAGGAGTAGATGCAGACACTGTTGTTTTGATGGCAGCTCGAGCCTCTAGAACAGAGAATCAAGATGCTATAGATTCTGCTATTGTTGGAATGCTTGCTGATCCAAAAGAGGTAGTTAACTGATTAAACTTTCATTGCTTTCTTGTGATTTGCGATCGCCACTTGGTTGCTCATTATCATTTAATCTGGTTATACTGTTTTATTATTTTTCCCCCATTTTTGCCCTCTTTAAAATCTGAATTTATTTCCTGGTTCCAAAAGGCGCGTGCTGGAATTCAAGAAGTTCATTTCCTTCCTTTTAATCCAACTGATAAGCGGACAGCCTTGACTTATATTGACAGTGAAGGTAAAATGCATAGAGTAAGCAAGGGTGCACCAGAGCAGGTAACCTGTCTGCATTGTGTTTTTGGCTGTTGCATGATCTTGGGAGTCCAAATTATGTTTTAATTCCTTTCTGCAATCTTATTTTAGATTCTGAATCTTGCACATAATAAGTCAGATATTGAGCGAAGAGTTCATGCTGTCATTGACAAGTTTGCAGAGAGGGGTTTACGGTCCCTTGCTGTTGCATACCAGGTAATTGAAATCCTGTTTTCTTCTTTCTGATCCTCTATTAATGCTATTTGATATTTATTATAGACTTTTGTtccctttttttgttttttttttggctGTCACTGGCATTTAGAGGGCACTAACATCATATTATGCAGGAAGTTCCAGAAGGCAGGAAAGAAAGTGCTGGAGGTCCTTGGCAGTTCATTGGCCTCATGCCTTTGTTTGATCCACCTAGGCATGACAGTGCTGATACTATAAGGAGGGCTTTGAATCTTGGTGTAAATGTCAAGATGATTACAGGTTTGTTATTGTTTTGTAGTTGGAAGCTATTCTTCTAGATCATACAAAATCATAATATAATGTATTTTTATATTGAGAAGTGATAACTAGAGCTTCTGGGATGGGCAAGTGTGCTACCTGTAATTATAGCCCAAAAGATTTTTGAACATTTATCATTTGATATAATTTAGAATAACATGATATTCTTTATTTAACCTTACATGTTGCTAGCACTATGCCAAATCGTTCTGTTGAATTACATCTACTTAGTGTTGCACCAATTCCTATCCTTTTTTTGTATAGTCAACCAACTGGCAATGAAAATTTATATCTGGAAAGGAAACTGTTGTAGATTTTAACAATTCAATTGAGCTATGTTCTTACTCTTTcagttttatttttatctttagtaTTTTGGTAAAAAGCAGAATTCTCACTTGAAGGGCATTAGATTATGATgccaaatttgaaatttatgtgttTGAGGATAATATAAAGGTATTTCTAGTATTTCTAGGTCTTTTATGGTGTTTCCACCTGGAATGTTCATAGTAGAAGATGAAAGTCTTCATGTTTAATTGTTTATACATTCTTAAAAGCTTGCACTGTGAGAAATATTATATTTTGGTAACATGGCATTCTGTGATGCATCCAATTTAACTGTTTACTGCATTATTCAATCTCTGAAGCTAGAGCCCAAATGTTGACCTTATTTTGTTTAATTTGTCTAGATGTAACAGTATTATTTCAGATGATCATTAGCATCACCTTTTTTATTATTCTGTTTTGAGTTGCTGAGTCTTTTGGCTTCTTCAGGGGATCAACTGGCCATAGGTAAGGAAACTGGACGGCGTTTGGGAATGGGAACCAACATGTATCCTTCATCTGCGTTGCTAGGACATGACAAGGATGAGTCTATTGCTGCTTTACCAATTGATGAACTAATTGAAAAAGCTGATGGCTTTGCTGGTGTTTTCCCTGGTACTTCTCTTAATTTTCTTTCCCAAGACTGACTTTGGTTCTCTCTTGTTTGGTTTTGCTGCGTAGCATGGGGTTCAGTTTTCTTTCCTAACATTTTTGGGATTGACGTGTATTGCTTCAGAGCAcaaatatgagattgtaaaacgcTTGCAAGCTAGGAAACACATCTGTGGGATGACTGGTGATGGAGTCAATGATGCTCCTGCTCTTAAGAAAGCTGACATTGGGATTGCTGTCGCTGATGCAACTGATGCAGCTCGTAGTGCTTCGGATATTGTCCTCACAGAACCTGGCCTTAGTGTCATCATTAGTGCTGTCTTGACAAGTCGAGCAATCTTCCAGAGGATGAAAAATTATACTGTAAGCATTGTTATCTGACTGTTAATATAATGTTTTCCTATATTAAAGTGACTGAACTATAAGTGCAAATGCTTTGTTGTTCTTGATACTTGGCATTCTTGACTTCTTAGTCATAATATTTATAGTCTATAAAGTTTATGTTGGCAGTTTGACATCATTGTTGATCAACTGACCCCCCTTTCCCCTTTTCTTTTCCAGATCTATGCAGTTTCCATTACAATTCGTATTGTGGTAAGCTAGAGTATTGCCTCTCCATTTCTTTATATCCATATACAGCAGTAAAATTTTTCACTGGAACATTTTTGTAATATTTCTTACCCTGTCTGGGTGGTTTGTTTTGATGACAGCTTGGTTTCATGCTGCTGGCCCTCATATGGCAGTTTGACTTTCCACCTTTTATGGTGCTTATTATTGCTATTCTCAATGATGgtttgtctctctctctctctctcccccactAATATGCACACTACACATGTGCACACCCTCACTGATACTGCTTTGGTGGGATAGAAATTTGGTACATTTGGGGTGAGCTTTAGTGGGATTGAAATTTTTTACATTTGGGGTAAGTTTCATCACTTGTGCAATTTTATACTCTAGCCACTAAGCATCTGTCATTGTCATCGCATAAAGAGGATATCGTTCCTGAATTACTGATATTTGTGTTTTTTGTTTTAATTACTTTTTTTGGTTGATGTAGTAGTTGTTTCCTATCTCTCTTCTTCTGCTTCTTGTTGGGAACTTGCTGACGCGAAATAATTACAGGTACCATTATGACAATATCTAAGGATAGGGTGAAGCCATCTCCTCTGCCAGACAGCTGGAAGCTGGCAGAGATTTTCACTACTGGCATTGTTCTTGGTAGTTATCTGGCAATGATGACGGTCATCTTCTTTTGGGCAGCATATAAGACAGACTTCTTCCCAGTAAGGTCCCATGCCTTTATTAAATTTGTTTTAATCATGGACAACACATTAGCCTATAGACTGTAAATAACTTGGGCTGAAGACTTCCAAAAATTTGAATGCATATTTGTTCCATGATAACTTATGCTTTCctacctttttttctttttttatttgttttaatttttttcatcattAATATTTTGAGATTAAAATGACAAGGTTTGATTGTGATATTTAACTCTACCTATTGTAAAGTTAGATAAACTGTGAGAATGCACATGTTTCTCTATCTTTTGTTGATATTGAATTTTTTGTTCTGGGCTATCAGCATGCTTTATGGTTGTAGTTTAGCTGTTAGTGGTGAACTTGTGATAGCCTAATAGACCACTCCAGGATCAATAGTGGTTCTACTTTAGCTATTGGTAGTGAACTTGTGATAGACTACTCCATTATCGATTTTCATTGCCTGTTAATTTTCCAGAGGGTATTTGGAGTATCAACTCTGGAGAAAACAGCTCATGATGACTTCAGAAAGCTTGCATCAGCAATTTATTTGCAAGTGAGCACTATCAGTCAGGCCCTAATTTTTGTGACGAGATCGCGAAGTTGGTCTTATGTTGAACGCCCTGGATTACTACTCGTGGTGGCTTTTTTGGTTGCTCAGCTGGTAAATCAGTGGTCTATCCATTTACTTGATGATTTCCGGTAGCCTGGACTCTGGAAGGAACATTTATGTTTGCCTTTTTGTTTTGTGCAGGTTGCCACTTTGATTGCAGTCTACGCAAATTGGAGTTTTGCTGCAATTGAAGGGATTGGTTGGGGCTGGGCTGGTGTGATCTGGCTTTATAACATCATCTTTTATATTCCACTTGACTTCATCAAGTTCTTTATAGGCTATGCTTTGAGTGGTAGGGCCTGGGATCTTGTTATTGAGCAAAGGGTACGTATGGCGTTTGGCTTACTGGGCTACTTCTTAGATTGGAGTCTTGGTTATTTCTGTGTTTAGCGTGTGTGCATGTGCATATATACATTGTAATTGTTTTGTGATGATTAATTTCTTTTCTCTGCAGATTGCTTTCACAAGGCAAAAGGATTTTGGGAAGGAACAACGGGAGCTTCAGTGGGCACATGCACAAAGGACATTGCATGGTTTGCAACCACCAGACACCAAGATGTTCACAGAGCGAACCCATTTTACTGAACTCAATCAGATGGCTGAAGAAGCTAAAAGGAGAGCTGAAATTGCAAGGTATGCAGTGATATTAGCAAGCAGTCACTTGTATCTAGCGTCTCTGAAACTTTGGTTTTAGGTCCTGTTTAAAGACAACCGAGAATCATACttggaaaaaaaaagaagaagtggTCTTTTCTAAATTTATACATTTAAATTTTGAGGATAGATTTGCAAAATAAATAACCCTCCTTTTCGCTGTTGCACTAAGCTCATATGAAATATATCTTCAGGTTATCATGTCCTCAAAAGATTCGGCCTTTTGGTTGTTTAGTTTTGATACATTTTATGACTTCTGCCATGCTGGTGGTCTTTTCTGTTTCCATTGGTTCATCAGAAGCATAGTTGTTTTCTGATTTATTATATTTGGCTGCAGATTGAGGGAGCTTCATACGCTTAAGGGTCATGTAGAATCAGTGATTAGATTGAAGGGCATAGACATAGACACAATTCAACAAGCATACACAGTCTGAAGATCTAATTGGTGTACAAGAACAATAAATGAAGCATTTACGTCTTCCTAGAATAGAGACCCGTAAGCAGCAGTCTCCTACTAGTTATCTTGGAGCAACAATGCTCTACAACGTTTCATGAGCTCCACCATTTAAGGTGTCATACTCATTTTTTCTTGTCAGTTGTTctctaatctctctctctcttacctTTTAATGCCCACGAGAGGGGAAAACTCATTTTTTTGCCATTTGTGTCTATATTAGTAAGGTTATGGTTCGTTGGTCCTTTTCTTCATACAGCGTGGTACTCGATATAGTTAGAGTACggaaccttttcaactttttatAATTCAGTGATAAAATTTCTGTTTTCAGTTCCCATCAATTGTTTCAAAGTGGTATCTATTTTAACCAATTTGGTATGCTATGTTGCTAAATCTTGGGTTGAAGAATCTTGAAAAGTTGAAAATCAAGTTATATTATGCAGGTTGTAATCAATACAGTGTGTGCTATATGAATCTCAGTTTAAAACAGCAAGGCTCGAAACTTGTTCATATTTTGCAAATCGAAATGCTACTTGGACATTAAAAATAatgtttttgaattgattttaaatcATAGTTTGAATATACTCGAGTAAAGCTCGAGTTGATGCTTGAATtggttttttaatattataaaattgtaAGTGTTGATTAAAGTGGAGCTTGATTTGATTAGAGTTTTGTCCGTTTAAagttgaaattaatttaattaaccatGTATCGCATTCGATTGATGGGTCGAttcgtttttctttttcatatattgTTTTACAAGCAATCAAATTCGATAACCCGCAATCACAGCGAGTGGAAGAGTGTTGCGTTGGGACCTGGGATTCCATTTCCTGCAATGGTAGAGTGCTACTCAGAGGTCCACACGCCAATGAGTTGGGTTATTTTATGGTTTAGAGTCGAAGCAAATATTATGAAATTGTATACACGGCAAATAGTCAATATCACACCTAAAACACGCTAATCGCTGTCCAGGAAATCCCCGAGTATGGAAAAAGTGACCTGTGAAGCTGGAAAGAGTGCAGTCTACtgttctaattttattttatcctAATTAGTAGAAATCTTATCTCAGGGCTTAATTGGCTTTGCCTGTTGGGTAATTTCGATTGTATCTGTAATGCCTCCTTTGTACTTGTACCACTTTGCACATATTAAAAAGTAGCCGAAATTTAAGACCCCAAGAGCAGCAATCACGTAATAGTAGTAGTTTAGTCTTCCCTTGTTGAGATCTTCTGGCAACCAATTTGTCGTTCTGTGAACTATTGTTATTAATAAACTGCTTAAATAACTTGAACCTGCCATGCCACAAAAAAAGAGAGACCCTGCAATGCTTCTCATGTTCTCAGGAAATTGCTTGTAGTAGAATTCAACCATGCCAATGGAACCGAATGCTTCGGCTAATCCTGTCAGTGCTAGCTGAGGAATTAACCATACACTGGACATTGATGAAATGCCACCCCTTCTTGGCGCTGTTCCTACAGTTGGCTTGGTGAGAGCTATAGTCCTCCTCTTCTCTTCAACCAAGGCGGAGACTAACATTGCGAGAGCTGATAAAATTATGCCAATCCCAATTCTTTGAAGAATTGTGATGCCACCCTCTTTACCTGTTAGCCTCTGGAGAAATGGCACAAAGATTCGGTCGTAGATAGGTATAAAGATGGTTAAACTTAGCATCATGAACACCCCGTAGGACGCAGCTGGGACTTTGAAATTGCTGCTTCCAAGGCGTCTATCGCTTTGAACTGCTTGGAAGACGGCGTAAGTTTGCTGTTGAACTATAGCAATAAAGAATACAACATCTGATACCCATATGGGAATCACTCTCAACAGGCATTTCACTTCTTCCACTTGCTGCAGACTGCAAAGCTTCCACGGATCAGCTGGTGATCCGTCAGGGTTTATTTTGTCTTCGAGAGTCCTAATTGCTGCTTTGTCAAGGAATCTGTAACGTTGCCATTATTAATCATGGTCGATTAGTAACATTTTCAATTAAGGCATTTGGTGATTACTCACTCAAAGTATCTGAAATTGGGTTACCTGAATTGATCCGTGTAAGAAAGCTTGGCATTGATAGACGTGGGAGGAGTATAATTGAAAAGGGAGAACCAAGGTTGCTCTACTGGCTTCAACCGTCTTTTCTTGATCGCAACTACTATAACCTGTGCTACGCTGGTCATTGGGCTGCCATTAGCTTTCACTTTGACATAGATTTTTGAACCCGAGAAGAAAAGTATACAAGCAATGAGCATCAGAATTGCTGGAATTGCTAAGCCTATTGCCCAGCTAACATTGGCTTGAACGTAAACAATTAGAGTCAGAGATATCATCATGGCGAACGTGAACGTGAAGAAGTACCAGTTGAAGAAGCTATTAATACCCTTCTTTCCAGATTCAGTTTTTGGGTTGAATTGGTCTGCTCCAAATGCTAAATTACATGGGCGGACTCCACCAGCTCCTACTACCATGAGTCCAAATCCTGTCAGTAGAAATGCCATTTGACCTGGTGTTGGCCCTTGGCACGTACTACTCTCCTTTCCACACCGGGGAGGATGCAGTTTAGAAATTGCAGCCGTTAATTGAATCACAAGCAAACCCTTCACGTGAAATACAGGAACAAATCAACCAGAAATTTAGATGATCAATTCACTAGATAAAGTGAAAGtgttaaattgcaagaaatttttaGTACCAGAAAGGATGTAACTGTGGCGAAACCCAAGGTGTTATAGCGACCAAAGTAAGTGTCACAGAGATAGGCTCCAACCAAAGTACCAAAGTTGGTGGTGCCATTGAAGACGTTGATAATGGTTGCAGCTGTGATGCTCTTCATGTTAAAGACAGTGGTGAGATATATCAAGAGATTTGCTAAGGTTCCAATGGCTCCAAGCTTCTCAAAAGTTTCATTCCCTGGAATTTAGTTAATGTGCACTACAAATTAATCTCTAAAGCCCTTGAAAAAAAAACAAATGCTTGAAGCCAAAGAGCAAGCTCTTACTTACCTATGATAAAAGGCATAGCTTTCCACCCCCTGTAGTTAATTTTGGGCTCTGCATCCAGGGCATCTTCCTGATTGCTTTCCATGGTTGGTTTGTGAGTTTCTTTCCCGTGAACTTCCATGGAATCCTTCCCTTTCTCCCCTATCGTTTCATCGTTTTCCATCTGTGCCTAGTCAGTGTCCTGGGTATAGTGGGTGGAGATACGCGGTTCTTATAATGGATACATAGTACTTATCAGTAAGTGTGAAAGATAAGAATTCAGAGTgtggtaataataataattgaaagcAATAATTGAAAGCAAAAGGCATTTGACACGTCCAGGGGTGTTCCTTTCCGGCCATCTCTCTCTCTcgtactaaataataatttttttttgtcattaaaGGTATATCCCAACTATTAACTAACCAGGtcaaatggtacatttacatatatcagaCTCAAATCTCGAATATAATATttctaatttatatatatatatatatatatatatttttatttattctaatcctggtattgtggacttcgcgtatgtactttcattttatggaaattcgatcgtcgtccggatctgcaatttcaggccgagcagataagctgctgaaACTATTTCAGAACCggatcaagattataggctaccccactatTTTTAAAtgttctggacgcgttccagttgtcagatttgacataggtaaactcgaactctacattactcaatttttacCTTGTACTggattagaataaaatttataaaatattcgtagatgataagaaaattacgattcctattgtaatagccttataatattgttaaggaccgcggtgcaggtttataaaaatttttaaagttaatttggatagtttttgaaaaatattagttttaaagtcttataattgagttgtctgatatTGTTGTTATTGCTTGGTTTAGAGAGTCCAGGAGGGGCCatttaatgatgatgagatatgggttgagtttagaagtgttatttaaaccattttgtaggttgggtaggtcataggtatagggaagactctgccggattttcagcacaacttaggaTGTCTTTAGttttttctaaacttgtattgagtcaaatatattaaataattgtaatgaaattgtcaggtgagctgggatagccttcctcctccacccaactgccgcagtgacctcggttcaagtttgtgagtaaaatattaattttaattgtaatttcgatattattatatgtttaagtatgctcatgcatcacttataaatatgtatctatgtagttaaacactaggcacattttatattacatttataATTGTTtaagtaccatggatgttgtttgtggtaatttggagcattgTGTGTGCGTGGCATGCGTGTAGTATGGTAtttgatatggacaggacgggtagacacggcttgagagacactcgctgggacctcgcatttggtttattaagcgaaagttcggcttgagagacactcgctagtagatgttggattaagagggctgtataggggattagctcccgtatatgtattgcttgacagtgttgggtgtgtgagtgctccaaattgcctttttgctgttatgatatgaaaattatgacgatgttgcatttcactccacaggttgcattagctttagatagttatagagattatgattaaaattggtattttactctctgagttgaacgctcactcctgtttatctattttttcaggctataggaggattatttgttgtggctaacctgctattcttcttcgcaggtccattaataatatttaatgtattttgtacaattgagttaaattttagactctgcatgtgttagaagcatttatttttattttgggcctgtattataaaagttatgatggacctgtaaaattattaactgtatgcatgatgggattggatgagggagctgagctcctatttgagttatgatattttgattatatggagggtgagctgagttctccaatttattatatattgtatttacagATCGGGCAagttaaaaactccccgttgaatggtACATTTTAtgatcggactctgtccggttgaattcttaaaattgggcccaaatgggccttagagttgggttgaggaatagttagacttactacgggcctcgggggctttaggctagcccaagttctaatgccggtccagcccataggttgggtcgtgataaaagaggtatcagagcttaggctttagattcatgggaaagtgtgcacctagagttgtcacatgtgaagtataggattctgtttcgtctttttttTATAATTCTTCGTTTCTAGATTCTGTGTTATTCCTCggttaatataagagtgcttcagtttagcaccttagttttgtgaagtacatagaagtgtgaaatagagttagcagacatgttgagatCTGCCATGGAAATATGTTctccaagaaacactatatttctatcagtatgggtctaagtgttgtgcctatatggtgctaggcacgagtacataatggtgagttttgatagtataattgcactagataagggtgaggaCACCATTGCTGGCAGTCGttagtggatgacccagtcaaagtaagtttatgataatagtaaattcaagagagataagagattaggagatctagtctgttaggacgtattgtagtaactatacaatattcttgatgtctactctgtaagctgcagattacagtaccgacatgagattattgtgtagagctacatgcaTCCCCGtgatgctccataatgagggtgtttacggatagcctctgttttggtataattatgccagaacagagttctatatctgcagaggagttgagaactcctggttagggatctagagctagaatatcgaaaggtcacagttgggtgataactagagttagtaactcggttaccctagcatgagctcgagttacatcaagagttgccatcagaccagaggttgcgaattatttacaaaataaaggtgacatctatagagtgagaccatctggtcttcggtatggaattttggatggtttttgcagtacaacagacgttttgcttagagcttagtgagaatagtataccttgtgtgtatcagcaaggtgtaaagtataaccctactacctagggaaggtcagaactatgaattgatgatttacagagctatgatatgataagagagtcattaatttgacatggttttggcaaggtggtaaatgtagttactttgttgcagtaagttagggtatagtcctatcttttcagaagggatcaaaGGTTaatactgataatgatgacttatggagtagtgtcccagatgggattgtagcgtgagatagagttgttagctcaggtgttccagagagggtacaagttccatgtaggaattataagatgtaagatcaagatgtatgtaagcctttaaattgaatgacgggtttggatacctagtattttaagtttcagctaattaaatggatatgaaaaattagagttgctacagaTCCCCTTCCTATGGTAGTAGGGGGTCGTATGTAGTCCAAAAAGGTAATAATAGAGATCACGCAGGAGAAGTATGACTGTTATTCTctaagttcatccttagcttcttaatgcttaagactaaaatatactccaaataaagtaaaagaaaaaggacaaaagttagcatcgataaatcatagaata
Above is a genomic segment from Hevea brasiliensis isolate MT/VB/25A 57/8 chromosome 17, ASM3005281v1, whole genome shotgun sequence containing:
- the LOC110664006 gene encoding protein NRT1/ PTR FAMILY 2.11 gives rise to the protein MENDETIGEKGKDSMEVHGKETHKPTMESNQEDALDAEPKINYRGWKAMPFIIGNETFEKLGAIGTLANLLIYLTTVFNMKSITAATIINVFNGTTNFGTLVGAYLCDTYFGRYNTLGFATVTSFLGLLVIQLTAAISKLHPPRCGKESSTCQGPTPGQMAFLLTGFGLMVVGAGGVRPCNLAFGADQFNPKTESGKKGINSFFNWYFFTFTFAMMISLTLIVYVQANVSWAIGLAIPAILMLIACILFFSGSKIYVKVKANGSPMTSVAQVIVVAIKKRRLKPVEQPWFSLFNYTPPTSINAKLSYTDQFRFLDKAAIRTLEDKINPDGSPADPWKLCSLQQVEEVKCLLRVIPIWVSDVVFFIAIVQQQTYAVFQAVQSDRRLGSSNFKVPAASYGVFMMLSLTIFIPIYDRIFVPFLQRLTGKEGGITILQRIGIGIILSALAMLVSALVEEKRRTIALTKPTVGTAPRRGGISSMSSVWLIPQLALTGLAEAFGSIGMVEFYYKQFPENMRSIAGSLFFCGMAGSSYLSSLLITIVHRTTNWLPEDLNKGRLNYYYYVIAALGVLNFGYFLICAKWYKYKGGITDTIEITQQAKPIKP
- the LOC110664004 gene encoding ATPase 11, plasma membrane-type; amino-acid sequence: MGDKGEVLEAVLKETVDLENIPIEEVFENLRCSKDGLTIEAAEERLTIFGHNRLEEKKESKFLKFLGFMWNPLSWVMEAAAIMAIALANGGGKPPDWQDFVGIITLLLINSTISFIEENNAGNAAAALMARLAPKAKVLRDGRWSEHDAAVLVPGDIISIKLGDIIPADARLLEGDPLKIDQSALTGESLPVTKGSGDGVYSGSTCKQGEIEAVVIATGVHTFFGKAAHLVDTTNQVGHFQKVLTAIGNFCICSIGVGMVIEIIVMYPIQDRKYRPGIDNLLVLLIGGIPIAMPTVLSVTMAIGSHRLSQQGAITKRMTAIEEMAGMDVLCSDKTGTLTLNKLTVDKNLVEVLAKGVDADTVVLMAARASRTENQDAIDSAIVGMLADPKEARAGIQEVHFLPFNPTDKRTALTYIDSEGKMHRVSKGAPEQILNLAHNKSDIERRVHAVIDKFAERGLRSLAVAYQEVPEGRKESAGGPWQFIGLMPLFDPPRHDSADTIRRALNLGVNVKMITGDQLAIGKETGRRLGMGTNMYPSSALLGHDKDESIAALPIDELIEKADGFAGVFPEHKYEIVKRLQARKHICGMTGDGVNDAPALKKADIGIAVADATDAARSASDIVLTEPGLSVIISAVLTSRAIFQRMKNYTIYAVSITIRIVLGFMLLALIWQFDFPPFMVLIIAILNDGTIMTISKDRVKPSPLPDSWKLAEIFTTGIVLGSYLAMMTVIFFWAAYKTDFFPRVFGVSTLEKTAHDDFRKLASAIYLQVSTISQALIFVTRSRSWSYVERPGLLLVVAFLVAQLVATLIAVYANWSFAAIEGIGWGWAGVIWLYNIIFYIPLDFIKFFIGYALSGRAWDLVIEQRIAFTRQKDFGKEQRELQWAHAQRTLHGLQPPDTKMFTERTHFTELNQMAEEAKRRAEIARLRELHTLKGHVESVIRLKGIDIDTIQQAYTV